The Urbifossiella limnaea genome has a window encoding:
- a CDS encoding Ig-like domain-containing protein has translation MPHPAFRSLLRTLAARLGRPARRPQTPSRPGNRRPGVELLEDRTVPANVGFVTTADGLVTDADLDGTFEAAYGGGDTVPVRWQASTGASPGIARGVFEFDLSRLAPGTTIRAATVGLDVTAFTAGTAAPQVNFVVYVGDGSVTTGDGAAPGAVVGSASVTATGYQEFSLNPGVFTQLLRTPTARKVTVRAELPQASVASVTFAGTEFGGRRPATLTLDVPAPGPYQMFADPAVVSETAGPNATTVTFARFGDLSLPITFTLTSSDTTEATVPPSVTFAAGEYQLTFPVTAVDDAIADDIQQVFLTAQAVAAGEGSPVGLDTTFGAGGTAATDLRLEIQPPRATLARQPDGKLVVAGEDGTGAAAVRVQRFNADGTPDSTFGTGGTVTTPLPDGGFPVPSDVVVQPDGKILVGGKYAQGTGTAFLARYNANGTLDTTFGAGSPSGGLRTGIADLTAINGWVEDVAVDLANGPTFGRITLAVAANGTVFFQAARLLPDGTYDTSFGSPATPGRIVYSNVAGGPSYGGNARAVSVYPGGSFLLAGGNKVARFLANGSPDTSFGSGGVRLLDFGTPAAFTDIFAIETDQVGRIVLGASVATGSASGSTNNFTDFAAARLDSAGSLDATFGGDGTVTTGFSTGLDDVPSALVLQPDGRVVLAGYAELSDSPLNRQAALVRFLPDGTLDAVTFDGDGRFQQSLVPSDTEVVFDAVLQPDGKLVALAGWGTDYRLARFNMGPALAFPSTTASVVVRDDETPNRPPAAQSFSVTIPEDTVRGINLPFVQDPELDPITYEILTQPAAGTGRVTLSGNDPTVARFVYFPAPDFVGTTTFTYRANDPQLTGPTATITVNVVAVAGAPDGPDAAFTVAAGGTLQDRVTATDPNGDPLTYSVVTGNGPAHADVFAVFSDGRIFYRPATGYVGTDSFIYTVTDGTGSDVGMVTITVLGANRPPVIDDQTVTAAEDTPFAGTLLASDPDGQTLTFSRASLPANGTTTVNADGSFSYTPNSNFNGTDSFTVRVSDGTLTDTAVVTVTVTPVNDAPVVTAPAAVTTDEDVILSLGGVNITDVDAGSANVVVTLAAGHGGLLVATTGVSGGVTAAQVQNNGTGSVTVTAPLAAINATLAASTGLRYRPTPNYNGPDAVTVSANDQGNTGAGGPQPSTKTLAVTVNAVNDAPVAFPTTQSATTNEDTPVSGTVTGRDVENDPLTFSGDVPPEGLPAHGSVTVNADGSYTYTPATDFNGTDQFVFKVSDPAGAFGYGLVTVRVLPVNDAPVARDDAYTVDEDQTLTITVGPVTRLRMVSEPGDFVGQGSPGTNQPLVLDYAPPGSGFTARTNFDNGVEVRVSDPTVVGGWTLDFAAPGNALLTPGTYLDAQRFPFQAADRPGLDVSGDGRGLNQLTGRFTVYDVAYGPAGAVTRFAATFVQQDLNFNGTVDPPLSGAVLFNTTFGAGGGVLANDTDADGDVLLTAALVSGPSSGTLALNPDGTFSYTPNPNFFGTDSFTYRTGDGTAPGGVATVTITVRPVNDPPVQAVNAGLTVAEGASAPLTPAALTATDVDNSAAQLTYTVTTAPAHGSLRLGGIALAAGGVFTQADVNAGRVSYAHDGSETTADGFTFSLSDGAAPPQAAAFAVTVTPVNDAPVAQALAVSTDEDVPAAGTLPVTDADGGSLAYAVVAPPAHGTVTLNTATGEFTYAPNADYFGADSFTFRASDGSLESNVATVSITVTPVNDDPTATADSLVVDEDAGATVVPVLTNDSPAPDVGESLTVVSVGPAANGVASLSGGVVRYSPNANYNGPDSFSYTITDGHGGTATATVSVVVRPVNDAPTATSDVLTVAEDAAATVVPVLDNDTFAPDTGETLSVAAVTQPAFGTTTLVGGVVRYAPRANYSGSDSFTYTLSDGNGGTTSGWVTVIVTPVNDAPTANTDALTVAEDAAPTAVPVLANDTFAPDTGETLTVVAVTQPAHGTVTLLAGVVSYVPAADFNGTDTFTYTISDGNGGTAVGTVRVTVTAVNDRPTVAAPATATTAEDTVLDLTALGGVAVADTADGNAGTFTASVTATNGTLTGTGFTGNNSASLTVTGSQAVVNAALATLRFRPAANFTGSATLTTTVNDNGNTGAGGPFTATAATTIAVTPVNDAPTVTGGPFTVRERAAAGTEVGTVTGQDVEGAALAYSIVGGNTNSAFAVDPATGRITVANPAALVIATTAQFQLTVRASEPGGLSGEATVVVTVVAATQRVTIDVIPDGRHINSRSNGKIEVAIMGAAGLDVRSIDVASLRFGRTGQEDSISRDGRGRAQVEYRDVDDDGRLDLVVRFDTARTGFRPGDARAYLTGKLLNGDAIAGDDAVSVV, from the coding sequence ATGCCCCACCCCGCGTTCCGCTCCCTGCTCCGGACCCTCGCCGCACGACTCGGCCGGCCGGCCCGCCGCCCGCAGACGCCATCCCGGCCCGGGAATCGTCGCCCGGGCGTCGAGCTGCTCGAGGACCGGACCGTCCCGGCGAACGTCGGATTCGTCACCACGGCCGACGGGCTGGTCACGGACGCCGACCTGGACGGGACGTTCGAGGCCGCCTACGGCGGTGGCGACACCGTCCCCGTTAGGTGGCAGGCCTCGACCGGCGCGTCTCCGGGGATCGCCCGGGGGGTGTTCGAGTTCGACCTCTCCCGCCTCGCCCCGGGAACTACCATCCGGGCCGCCACGGTGGGGCTGGACGTCACCGCGTTCACGGCCGGCACGGCCGCGCCCCAGGTCAACTTCGTCGTCTACGTCGGGGACGGGAGCGTGACGACCGGCGACGGGGCCGCGCCCGGCGCGGTGGTCGGCTCGGCTTCCGTCACGGCGACCGGGTACCAGGAGTTCAGCCTGAACCCGGGCGTGTTCACGCAACTCCTCCGGACCCCGACCGCCCGGAAAGTTACGGTCCGGGCCGAACTGCCGCAGGCGTCGGTCGCCTCGGTTACCTTCGCCGGGACGGAGTTCGGCGGCCGCCGGCCCGCCACCCTGACCCTCGACGTACCGGCGCCGGGGCCGTACCAGATGTTCGCCGACCCGGCGGTCGTCAGCGAGACGGCCGGGCCGAACGCAACGACCGTGACCTTCGCCCGGTTCGGTGACCTGTCACTGCCGATCACCTTTACGCTGACCAGCAGTGACACGACCGAGGCGACGGTCCCGCCGTCGGTCACGTTCGCGGCCGGGGAGTACCAACTGACGTTCCCGGTCACCGCCGTGGACGACGCAATCGCGGACGACATCCAGCAAGTGTTCCTCACCGCCCAGGCGGTCGCCGCCGGGGAGGGGTCGCCCGTCGGGTTGGATACGACGTTCGGCGCCGGCGGGACGGCCGCGACGGACCTGCGGCTGGAGATCCAGCCGCCGCGGGCGACCCTCGCCCGGCAGCCGGACGGGAAGCTCGTCGTCGCCGGTGAGGACGGCACGGGTGCCGCGGCCGTCCGCGTCCAGCGGTTCAACGCCGACGGCACCCCGGACAGCACGTTCGGGACCGGTGGCACGGTCACCACGCCGCTCCCCGACGGCGGATTCCCGGTCCCGTCCGACGTGGTGGTGCAACCCGACGGCAAGATCCTGGTCGGCGGGAAGTACGCGCAGGGGACCGGGACGGCATTCCTGGCCCGGTACAACGCCAACGGCACCCTCGACACCACCTTCGGGGCGGGAAGCCCCTCCGGTGGGCTCCGCACCGGCATTGCCGACCTGACGGCGATCAACGGGTGGGTCGAGGACGTCGCCGTCGACCTGGCGAACGGCCCGACGTTCGGCCGGATCACGCTCGCCGTGGCGGCCAACGGGACGGTCTTCTTCCAGGCGGCCCGGCTGCTGCCCGACGGCACCTACGACACGAGCTTCGGCAGCCCCGCGACCCCCGGACGGATCGTTTACAGCAACGTCGCGGGGGGACCGTCCTACGGCGGCAACGCCCGGGCGGTGAGTGTCTACCCGGGCGGGAGCTTCCTCCTGGCCGGCGGGAACAAGGTGGCCCGGTTCCTCGCCAACGGGTCGCCGGACACCTCGTTCGGGTCCGGCGGGGTACGGCTCCTGGACTTCGGGACGCCGGCGGCCTTCACCGACATTTTTGCGATCGAGACCGACCAGGTCGGGCGGATCGTCCTCGGGGCGAGCGTCGCCACCGGGTCGGCGAGCGGGTCGACGAACAACTTCACCGACTTCGCCGCCGCCCGGCTCGACTCGGCCGGCTCACTGGATGCCACGTTCGGCGGGGACGGGACGGTGACGACCGGGTTCTCAACCGGCCTCGACGACGTGCCGAGCGCCCTGGTTCTTCAGCCGGACGGCCGGGTCGTGCTCGCGGGCTACGCCGAGCTGTCGGACAGCCCGCTGAACCGGCAGGCGGCGCTGGTCCGGTTCCTCCCGGACGGCACCCTCGACGCGGTCACGTTCGACGGCGACGGGCGGTTCCAGCAGTCGCTCGTGCCGAGCGACACCGAGGTGGTGTTTGATGCCGTCCTCCAGCCGGACGGCAAGCTGGTCGCGCTGGCCGGGTGGGGCACCGACTACCGGCTCGCCCGGTTCAACATGGGCCCCGCGCTCGCGTTCCCGAGTACGACGGCCTCCGTCGTGGTCAGGGACGACGAGACGCCGAACCGCCCGCCGGCGGCACAGTCGTTCTCCGTGACGATCCCCGAGGACACGGTCCGGGGGATCAACCTGCCGTTCGTCCAGGACCCCGAACTCGACCCGATCACGTACGAGATCCTCACCCAGCCGGCGGCCGGGACGGGCCGGGTCACCCTCAGCGGCAACGACCCGACGGTCGCGCGGTTCGTGTACTTCCCCGCACCCGACTTCGTCGGCACCACCACGTTCACCTACCGGGCGAACGACCCTCAGCTGACCGGCCCGACGGCGACGATCACCGTCAACGTGGTCGCGGTGGCCGGCGCCCCGGACGGCCCCGACGCCGCCTTCACGGTCGCCGCTGGCGGCACCCTCCAGGACCGCGTCACGGCCACCGACCCGAACGGCGACCCGCTGACGTACTCCGTCGTCACGGGGAACGGCCCGGCGCACGCGGACGTCTTCGCCGTGTTCTCGGACGGCCGGATTTTCTACCGGCCGGCCACCGGCTACGTCGGAACGGACAGCTTCATCTACACGGTGACCGACGGGACCGGCTCGGACGTCGGGATGGTGACGATCACCGTCCTGGGCGCGAACCGCCCGCCGGTCATCGACGACCAGACGGTCACCGCCGCCGAGGATACGCCGTTCGCCGGCACGTTGCTGGCGTCCGACCCGGACGGGCAGACCCTGACCTTCAGCCGGGCCTCCCTGCCGGCCAACGGGACGACTACCGTCAACGCCGACGGGTCGTTCAGCTACACCCCGAACTCGAACTTCAACGGTACCGACTCGTTCACCGTCCGGGTCAGCGACGGCACCCTCACCGACACCGCCGTCGTGACCGTCACCGTCACCCCGGTGAACGACGCCCCGGTCGTGACGGCCCCGGCCGCCGTGACGACGGACGAGGACGTCATCCTGTCGCTCGGCGGGGTGAACATCACCGACGTGGACGCCGGCTCGGCCAACGTGGTCGTCACGCTGGCGGCCGGGCACGGCGGCCTCCTCGTCGCCACGACCGGGGTCAGCGGCGGGGTCACGGCCGCACAGGTGCAGAACAACGGCACCGGGTCGGTCACCGTCACCGCGCCGCTCGCCGCGATCAACGCCACGCTCGCCGCCTCCACCGGCCTCCGGTACCGCCCGACCCCCAACTACAACGGGCCGGACGCCGTGACCGTCTCCGCCAACGATCAGGGGAACACCGGCGCCGGCGGGCCGCAGCCGAGCACGAAGACGCTCGCCGTCACCGTCAACGCGGTGAACGACGCCCCGGTCGCCTTCCCGACCACGCAGAGCGCGACGACGAACGAAGACACGCCCGTCTCGGGGACGGTCACCGGCCGGGACGTCGAGAACGACCCGCTGACGTTCTCGGGCGACGTGCCGCCGGAGGGGCTGCCGGCCCACGGGTCGGTGACGGTCAACGCCGACGGGTCGTACACCTATACGCCCGCGACAGACTTCAACGGCACCGACCAGTTCGTGTTCAAGGTGTCCGACCCGGCCGGGGCGTTCGGGTACGGGCTGGTGACGGTCCGCGTGCTGCCGGTGAACGACGCCCCGGTCGCCCGGGACGACGCCTACACCGTGGACGAGGACCAGACGCTCACGATCACCGTCGGCCCGGTGACCCGGCTGCGGATGGTCAGCGAGCCCGGCGACTTTGTCGGCCAGGGGAGTCCGGGCACCAACCAGCCGCTCGTCCTCGACTACGCCCCGCCGGGCTCGGGGTTCACCGCCCGGACGAACTTCGACAACGGGGTCGAGGTCCGGGTCAGCGACCCGACGGTGGTCGGCGGGTGGACGCTCGACTTCGCCGCCCCGGGCAACGCCCTGCTGACCCCGGGCACGTACCTGGACGCCCAGCGGTTCCCGTTCCAGGCGGCCGACCGGCCGGGGCTCGACGTGTCCGGCGACGGCCGCGGGCTCAACCAGCTGACCGGCCGGTTCACGGTCTACGACGTGGCCTACGGGCCGGCGGGGGCGGTCACGCGGTTCGCCGCGACGTTCGTCCAGCAGGACCTCAACTTCAACGGGACCGTCGACCCGCCGCTGTCGGGGGCGGTCCTGTTCAACACCACGTTCGGGGCCGGCGGCGGGGTACTCGCCAACGACACGGACGCCGACGGCGACGTCCTGCTGACGGCGGCCCTGGTGTCCGGGCCGAGCAGCGGCACCCTCGCGCTGAACCCGGACGGGACGTTCAGCTACACCCCGAACCCGAATTTCTTCGGCACCGACTCGTTCACCTACCGGACCGGCGACGGGACCGCCCCGGGCGGGGTGGCGACGGTCACGATCACCGTCCGGCCGGTCAACGATCCGCCGGTCCAGGCGGTGAACGCCGGCCTGACCGTGGCCGAGGGGGCGTCCGCGCCGCTGACCCCCGCGGCGCTGACGGCCACGGACGTGGACAACTCCGCCGCCCAACTCACCTACACCGTGACCACCGCCCCGGCCCACGGCTCGCTCCGGCTCGGCGGGATCGCGCTGGCGGCGGGCGGGGTGTTCACCCAGGCGGACGTGAACGCCGGTCGGGTCAGCTACGCCCACGACGGGTCCGAGACGACCGCCGACGGCTTCACGTTCTCCCTGTCCGACGGGGCCGCGCCGCCGCAGGCGGCCGCGTTCGCCGTCACCGTCACGCCCGTCAACGACGCCCCGGTGGCGCAGGCGCTGGCGGTGTCCACCGACGAGGACGTTCCCGCGGCCGGCACCCTCCCCGTGACCGACGCGGACGGCGGAAGCCTCGCCTACGCGGTCGTGGCGCCGCCGGCTCACGGCACGGTGACGCTGAACACGGCGACGGGCGAGTTCACCTACGCCCCGAACGCCGACTACTTCGGGGCCGACAGCTTCACCTTCCGGGCGTCGGACGGGAGCCTGGAGAGCAACGTGGCGACGGTGTCGATCACGGTCACCCCGGTGAACGACGACCCGACCGCGACCGCGGACTCGCTCGTGGTGGACGAGGACGCGGGGGCGACCGTGGTGCCCGTCCTGACCAACGACTCGCCCGCCCCGGACGTCGGGGAGTCGCTGACCGTCGTGTCCGTCGGCCCGGCCGCCAACGGCGTCGCGTCGCTGTCGGGGGGGGTCGTTCGATACTCCCCGAACGCGAACTACAACGGGCCCGACTCGTTCAGCTACACGATCACGGACGGGCACGGCGGCACGGCCACCGCGACCGTGTCGGTCGTCGTGCGGCCGGTCAACGACGCGCCGACCGCCACCTCGGACGTGCTGACCGTGGCCGAGGACGCGGCGGCGACGGTGGTGCCCGTGCTGGACAACGACACGTTCGCCCCCGACACCGGGGAGACGCTCTCCGTCGCGGCCGTCACGCAGCCGGCCTTCGGGACGACCACGCTCGTCGGCGGGGTGGTCCGATACGCGCCGCGGGCGAACTACTCCGGGTCCGACAGCTTCACCTACACCCTGTCGGACGGGAACGGCGGCACCACCTCCGGGTGGGTGACGGTGATCGTGACACCGGTCAACGACGCGCCGACCGCCAACACGGACGCGCTGACCGTCGCCGAGGACGCGGCGCCCACGGCCGTTCCGGTGCTGGCCAACGACACGTTCGCGCCCGACACCGGGGAGACGCTCACCGTCGTCGCCGTCACCCAGCCGGCCCACGGGACGGTCACTCTCCTCGCCGGGGTGGTGAGCTACGTCCCGGCCGCGGACTTCAACGGGACCGACACCTTCACCTACACGATCTCCGACGGGAACGGCGGGACGGCCGTGGGCACCGTCCGGGTGACGGTCACGGCCGTGAACGACCGGCCGACGGTCGCGGCCCCGGCGACCGCCACCACCGCGGAGGACACGGTCCTGGATTTGACCGCGCTGGGCGGCGTGGCCGTCGCCGACACGGCCGACGGGAACGCCGGGACGTTCACCGCCTCCGTGACGGCCACGAATGGGACTCTCACCGGCACCGGCTTCACCGGCAACAACTCCGCGAGCCTGACGGTGACGGGGTCGCAGGCGGTGGTGAACGCGGCGCTGGCCACGCTCAGGTTCCGCCCGGCCGCGAACTTCACCGGGTCGGCGACGCTCACGACCACGGTCAACGACAACGGGAACACCGGGGCCGGCGGCCCGTTCACCGCCACCGCCGCCACGACGATCGCCGTCACCCCGGTGAACGACGCCCCGACCGTGACCGGCGGCCCGTTCACGGTCCGGGAGCGGGCGGCCGCGGGGACGGAGGTCGGCACCGTGACCGGGCAGGACGTCGAGGGGGCCGCGCTCGCGTACTCGATCGTCGGCGGGAACACGAACTCGGCCTTCGCAGTCGACCCCGCGACCGGGCGGATCACCGTCGCCAACCCGGCCGCGCTGGTGATCGCGACCACGGCGCAGTTCCAACTGACCGTGCGCGCGAGCGAACCGGGCGGGCTGTCCGGCGAGGCGACCGTGGTCGTGACCGTGGTCGCGGCGACGCAGCGTGTGACGATCGACGTGATCCCGGACGGCCGGCACATCAACAGCCGCAGCAACGGGAAGATCGAGGTGGCGATCATGGGGGCGGCCGGGTTGGACGTGCGGTCGATCGACGTGGCGTCGCTGCGGTTCGGCCGCACCGGGCAGGAGGACTCGATCAGCCGCGACGGGCGCGGCCGGGCTCAGGTCGAGTACCGCGACGTGGACGACGACGGCCGGCTCGACCTGGTGGTCCGGTTCGACACCGCCCGCACCGGCTTCCGCCCCGGCGACGCCCGGGCCTACCTGACCGGGAAGCTGCTCAACGGCGACGCCATCGCCGGGGACGACGCCGTGTCGGTGGTGTAG
- a CDS encoding COG3415 family protein yields MALRLTARDREALAATARSNADARETRQALALLDLDVGESPTQVTKRYRVGRSTVHEWAAPVGETDRTPGRPHPGRRPVRTAASTARIAGSSSAGPAPAASCWVPPAGYTTDTASSPAMASPLSSFPVR; encoded by the coding sequence GTGGCACTTCGGCTGACCGCCCGTGACCGTGAGGCGCTGGCCGCGACGGCACGCTCCAACGCCGACGCCCGGGAAACCCGCCAGGCGCTGGCCCTGCTCGACCTGGACGTGGGCGAATCCCCGACGCAGGTCACCAAGCGGTATCGGGTCGGCCGGTCCACCGTGCACGAGTGGGCCGCCCCGGTGGGGGAGACCGACCGCACCCCGGGCCGACCGCACCCGGGACGCCGACCGGTCCGGACGGCCGCCAGCACGGCCCGGATCGCCGGCTCCAGCTCGGCCGGCCCCGCCCCGGCGGCGTCCTGCTGGGTGCCCCCGGCGGGCTACACCACCGACACGGCGTCGTCCCCGGCGATGGCGTCGCCGTTGAGCAGCTTCCCGGTCAGGTAG
- a CDS encoding ECF-type sigma factor has translation MSDVTRLLDAAAAGDRRAAGDLLPLVYDELRKLAAARMAAESPDHTLQPTALVHEAYLRLVGPADALRWDNRGHFFAAAAEAMRRILVEAARRKGAEKHGGDRRRVELTDVPAAPEVDGDRLLALDAALTRLAAEDPVAARVVELRHFAGVSVEDAAAALGLSRATAYRHWTYARAWLKDAVAGADPG, from the coding sequence ATGTCCGACGTGACTCGTCTCCTCGATGCTGCCGCGGCCGGCGACCGCCGCGCCGCGGGCGACTTGCTGCCGCTCGTCTACGACGAGTTGCGGAAGCTTGCCGCCGCCCGCATGGCCGCCGAGTCGCCGGACCACACCCTCCAACCGACCGCCCTGGTCCACGAGGCGTACCTCCGGCTGGTCGGCCCGGCCGACGCGCTCCGCTGGGACAACCGCGGGCACTTCTTCGCCGCGGCCGCCGAAGCCATGCGCCGCATCCTGGTGGAAGCCGCACGGCGAAAGGGGGCCGAGAAGCACGGCGGCGACCGCCGGCGGGTCGAGTTGACCGACGTGCCGGCCGCGCCCGAGGTCGACGGCGACCGGCTGCTCGCCCTGGACGCGGCCCTCACCCGGCTGGCCGCCGAGGACCCGGTCGCCGCCCGTGTGGTCGAGCTCCGGCACTTCGCCGGCGTGTCGGTCGAGGATGCGGCCGCCGCCCTCGGCCTGTCCCGGGCCACCGCCTACCGCCACTGGACCTACGCCCGGGCCTGGCTCAAGGACGCCGTCGCCGGGGCCGACCCGGGCTGA
- a CDS encoding bifunctional serine/threonine-protein kinase/formylglycine-generating enzyme family protein yields MPTDPKRVKEVFLAAAELPEGAARSAFLDRSCGGDADLRGRVEVLLRSHDPEGSFLGTPAAVVPDPDAAATRAFEPDPDHAATRTGGGGAADDDEVPLGFLAPATRPDSLGRIGHYEVLQVLGHGGFGIVFRAFDDVLHRVVAVKVLAPQMASTSPARKRFLREARSSAQVRHENVVQVYEVGETPLPYIAMEFIPGETLQDRLNRIGPVEPAEVVRIGRQIAEGLAAAHGQDLIHRDIKPGNVLLEGGAGRVKITDFGLARAADDASISQSGIIAGTPMYMAPEQAKGDKLDQRADLFSLGSVLYQMAAGRPPFRANSTVAVLKRVAEDTPRDIREIVPEVPQWLCDIIAKLHAKNPDDRYQSAREVADVLADCEAQLKANSKLKDFSRIPRSKQTKTAKTGNWKWVVAAAVLLLPVLAVAVTEFAGVTHLFRHQAMPNPNKGGHEPEVVTTTGWHGWPADAPQPAIAPFDATQARAHQDAWAKHLGVPVEYTNSLGMKFMLIPPGEFTMGSTAEEIAAALKDVSPDDKHWQECIQSEAPQHKVILTQPIYLGVNEVTQAEYEKVMGVNPSHFAPLGMGKEAVAGLETAEHSVETVSWNDAAEFCAKLSKQEKLKPFYFRAGETITPLDGTGYRLPSEAEWEFACRAGTATKYWIGDKDEDLVRAGWFGGNSGGRTHAAGELKANPFGLSDIHGNVWEWVQDGWDASYYGQFQDKPAINPNSPFSAGSLRVIRGGHWGYTASVCRSSHRHAIDPTDRGYLVGFRVSLPVDAVKAARQFKNTLGMEFVKVPKGKSWLGGGKDKLADKEVEIPADFYLGKYEVTQEEWEKVMGENPSHFSRAGYGKDAVKDIPDADLKRFPVENVSWDQCQIFVAKLNKLEKETGWVYRLPTEVEWEYACRGGPMA; encoded by the coding sequence ATGCCCACCGACCCGAAGCGCGTCAAGGAGGTCTTCCTGGCGGCGGCCGAACTGCCCGAAGGGGCCGCCCGGTCCGCATTTCTCGACCGCTCCTGCGGGGGCGACGCCGACCTTCGGGGGCGGGTCGAGGTGCTGCTCCGGTCCCACGACCCGGAGGGGAGTTTCCTGGGCACCCCGGCGGCCGTGGTTCCGGACCCGGACGCCGCCGCCACCCGGGCGTTCGAACCGGACCCGGATCATGCCGCCACCCGCACCGGTGGGGGCGGAGCCGCCGACGACGACGAGGTGCCGCTCGGCTTCCTGGCCCCGGCCACCCGGCCGGACTCGCTCGGCCGCATCGGGCACTACGAGGTGCTGCAGGTGCTCGGCCACGGCGGGTTCGGCATCGTCTTCCGCGCCTTCGACGACGTGCTCCACCGGGTCGTCGCGGTGAAGGTGCTGGCCCCGCAGATGGCCTCCACGTCGCCGGCCCGCAAGCGGTTCCTCCGGGAGGCCCGGTCCAGCGCCCAGGTGCGGCACGAGAACGTGGTGCAGGTGTACGAGGTCGGCGAAACCCCGCTGCCGTACATCGCCATGGAGTTCATCCCCGGCGAGACCCTCCAGGACCGCCTCAACCGCATCGGCCCAGTCGAGCCAGCCGAGGTCGTGCGGATCGGCCGGCAGATCGCCGAGGGGCTGGCCGCCGCCCACGGCCAGGACCTCATCCACCGGGACATCAAGCCGGGGAACGTCCTCCTGGAGGGCGGGGCCGGGCGGGTGAAGATCACCGACTTCGGGCTGGCCCGGGCGGCCGACGACGCCAGCATCTCGCAGAGCGGGATCATCGCCGGCACGCCGATGTACATGGCCCCGGAGCAGGCCAAGGGCGACAAGCTCGACCAGCGGGCCGATTTGTTCAGCCTCGGCAGCGTCCTCTACCAGATGGCCGCCGGCCGGCCGCCGTTCCGGGCGAACAGCACTGTGGCGGTGCTCAAGCGGGTCGCCGAGGACACCCCGCGCGACATCCGGGAGATCGTCCCGGAGGTGCCGCAGTGGCTGTGCGACATCATCGCCAAGCTGCACGCCAAGAACCCCGACGACCGCTACCAGTCGGCCCGCGAAGTGGCCGACGTGCTCGCCGACTGCGAGGCGCAACTCAAAGCGAACTCCAAGTTGAAGGATTTCAGCCGCATCCCGCGGAGCAAACAGACCAAAACGGCGAAGACCGGCAATTGGAAATGGGTCGTCGCGGCGGCCGTCCTGCTGCTTCCCGTACTCGCGGTGGCCGTGACGGAGTTCGCCGGGGTCACGCATCTGTTCCGGCATCAGGCGATGCCCAATCCGAACAAGGGTGGGCACGAACCAGAGGTCGTGACGACGACCGGCTGGCACGGTTGGCCTGCCGACGCACCCCAGCCCGCGATCGCCCCCTTCGACGCCACTCAAGCTCGGGCACATCAGGACGCCTGGGCCAAGCATCTCGGTGTGCCGGTCGAGTACACGAACAGCCTGGGCATGAAGTTCATGCTGATCCCGCCAGGTGAATTCACGATGGGGAGCACGGCGGAGGAGATCGCAGCAGCTCTCAAGGATGTCTCCCCGGATGACAAGCACTGGCAGGAGTGCATCCAGTCAGAAGCGCCGCAGCACAAGGTGATCCTGACGCAGCCGATCTACCTGGGCGTGAACGAAGTCACGCAGGCGGAGTATGAAAAAGTGATGGGCGTGAATCCCTCGCACTTCGCTCCGCTGGGAATGGGCAAAGAGGCGGTCGCCGGGCTGGAGACGGCCGAGCACTCGGTGGAAACGGTGAGTTGGAATGACGCGGCCGAGTTCTGCGCCAAGCTGAGCAAACAGGAGAAATTGAAGCCGTTTTACTTCCGGGCCGGTGAAACGATCACGCCGCTGGACGGGACGGGTTACCGCTTGCCCTCTGAGGCGGAATGGGAGTTTGCCTGCCGGGCCGGGACGGCCACAAAGTACTGGATTGGCGACAAAGACGAAGACCTGGTGCGGGCGGGGTGGTTCGGTGGAAACTCCGGGGGCCGGACACACGCGGCGGGCGAGTTGAAGGCGAATCCGTTCGGGCTATCTGACATTCACGGCAACGTCTGGGAATGGGTGCAGGACGGTTGGGACGCGTCCTATTATGGGCAATTCCAGGATAAACCCGCGATCAACCCAAACAGCCCATTTTCCGCCGGTTCCCTGCGCGTGATCCGGGGCGGTCATTGGGGCTACACCGCGTCCGTCTGCCGGTCGTCGCATCGCCACGCCATCGACCCGACGGACCGTGGCTACCTCGTCGGTTTTCGGGTGTCGCTGCCAGTTGACGCCGTGAAAGCGGCGAGGCAGTTCAAGAACACCCTCGGCATGGAGTTCGTAAAAGTGCCGAAGGGCAAGTCGTGGCTGGGCGGGGGCAAGGACAAACTCGCCGACAAGGAAGTGGAGATCCCGGCCGACTTCTACCTGGGCAAGTACGAGGTCACTCAGGAGGAGTGGGAGAAGGTGATGGGCGAGAACCCCAGCCACTTCTCGCGCGCAGGCTACGGCAAGGACGCGGTAAAGGACATCCCCGATGCGGACCTGAAGCGATTCCCGGTGGAGAACGTGTCGTGGGATCAATGCCAGATATTTGTGGCGAAGCTGAACAAGCTGGAGAAGGAGACGGGCTGGGTCTATCGATTGCCGACGGAGGTGGAGTGGGAGTACGCGTGTCGGGGCGGCCCGATGGCGTAA